From the Sediminitomix flava genome, one window contains:
- a CDS encoding SLC13 family permease produces the protein MNNQLLALIMSPLTVQQSQWLVMGVMLFVIINLFLGRLKPSTTFFIAVMSLLVAGVVSPEQVLQGFANPQIITIILLILISSLLHKHYNVGKLLDILFKHIKSPKGFLLRMMVYSASLSSMINNTPVVAFMTSYVYGWGKKNQVPASKLLIPLSYATILGGMMTLVGTSTNLVLNGFIAQNNLAVFKFADFFVPGLLVTSLGIAYLYFWGYKLLPTTQEIFNEVQAMAPEYLIETEVSQRSVLVGEPLIKTPLQNFDGAYLIELHRGDEVISPIPEDLIVQSDDRLMYMGQTDRIMDIVNAGLGIDVPQHEEEKELIEALIPSSASFLRMAIDREKFKKQFDAEIIAIHRGGEKLQTKKNETVELRSGDLVLLSVGDRFFQIPAREKHFYILTQDAKEKEPKQKKELFIVGGIILTVVALMITGILTLFKGALLILTAFLLFRLVSFSDINKELDMNLVVVLVSALTLGNAFISTGTASILSNSFLSVFYPFGEIGILCGIFALTVLLTSFVTNVAAISIIFPIAYSIAHALGVDGTPFYLGIAFAASAAFLTPVSYQTNWMVYTPGNYTSKDFFRVGFPLTLIYTFTCIIFIIFKYDLVAF, from the coding sequence TCATCATCAACCTATTTTTAGGAAGGTTAAAACCTTCTACTACTTTCTTTATAGCTGTCATGAGTCTGTTGGTGGCAGGGGTTGTAAGCCCCGAACAAGTTTTACAAGGCTTTGCAAATCCGCAGATCATCACAATTATTTTACTTATCCTAATTTCTTCATTATTGCACAAGCATTATAATGTTGGAAAGCTTTTAGACATTTTATTCAAGCATATAAAATCACCCAAAGGTTTTTTGCTTAGAATGATGGTCTATTCAGCCTCTCTATCTTCAATGATAAACAATACGCCTGTTGTAGCTTTCATGACTTCGTATGTGTACGGTTGGGGAAAGAAAAATCAAGTACCTGCTTCTAAGCTTCTGATTCCATTATCTTATGCCACTATTTTAGGAGGAATGATGACGCTTGTCGGTACTTCTACAAATTTGGTTTTAAATGGATTTATCGCTCAGAATAATTTAGCAGTTTTCAAGTTTGCGGATTTTTTTGTGCCAGGTCTATTAGTGACAAGTTTAGGGATCGCTTATCTGTACTTTTGGGGGTATAAGCTATTGCCAACTACTCAAGAGATTTTCAATGAAGTTCAAGCAATGGCTCCCGAATATTTGATTGAGACAGAAGTAAGTCAGCGGTCGGTTTTGGTTGGAGAACCATTAATAAAGACTCCTCTTCAAAACTTTGATGGTGCATATCTGATAGAATTACATAGAGGAGATGAAGTGATTTCTCCTATTCCAGAAGATTTGATTGTGCAAAGTGATGATCGTTTGATGTATATGGGGCAGACGGATCGGATCATGGACATTGTGAATGCAGGTCTTGGAATAGATGTACCTCAGCATGAGGAAGAAAAAGAATTAATAGAAGCCTTAATCCCTTCTTCAGCTTCTTTTTTACGAATGGCAATAGATCGAGAAAAGTTTAAGAAGCAATTTGATGCAGAAATTATAGCCATTCATAGAGGTGGAGAAAAGTTACAAACCAAAAAGAATGAAACTGTTGAACTACGATCGGGAGATTTGGTACTTCTTTCGGTGGGAGATCGTTTCTTTCAGATACCAGCAAGAGAAAAGCATTTTTATATCTTGACACAGGATGCGAAAGAAAAAGAACCGAAACAGAAGAAAGAACTCTTCATTGTTGGTGGAATAATCTTGACTGTTGTCGCTTTGATGATAACAGGAATTCTGACGTTGTTCAAAGGTGCTTTATTGATATTGACAGCCTTCTTACTTTTCAGATTAGTTAGCTTCTCGGATATCAATAAAGAGTTAGATATGAATTTGGTAGTCGTTTTGGTAAGTGCACTGACGCTCGGAAATGCCTTTATCAGTACGGGAACGGCAAGTATTCTTTCAAATAGCTTTCTTTCTGTCTTTTATCCTTTTGGTGAAATAGGAATTTTGTGTGGAATTTTTGCACTAACGGTTTTACTCACTTCGTTTGTGACCAATGTGGCCGCTATATCTATTATTTTTCCAATTGCTTACTCAATAGCTCATGCTTTAGGAGTAGATGGAACACCATTTTACTTAGGAATAGCTTTTGCCGCATCTGCTGCATTTTTGACACCTGTGAGTTATCAGACAAACTGGATGGTATATACTCCAGGAAATTATACTTCAAAAGATTTCTTTAGAGTTGGATTTCCACTCACACTCATTTATACCTTCACCTGTATCATATTTATCATTTTTAAGTACGATTTAGTTGCCTTTTAA
- a CDS encoding Crp/Fnr family transcriptional regulator translates to MLPNDLVSKKGRYTIFSCLSSEELEELELVQTTQVYKKGQPVFQENTQSAALFYVNQGFVKVTKLGSNGKEQILRIAKTDDLVGYRSVISGSRYKSSAIAIEDSVITLIPKAFFLKLLQNNPVFYSKVTIMLCETLDRTETKITDIAYKPVRGRIAEALLLLNDLLDEKEHITLTREDLAGLVGTVKETAIRIISEFKHDKLIEIHKRSIKVVNEKGLEKVSSLYN, encoded by the coding sequence TTGCTACCGAATGATCTCGTGAGCAAGAAAGGTCGCTATACGATCTTCTCATGCTTAAGTAGCGAAGAACTTGAAGAACTTGAGTTGGTGCAAACTACTCAAGTATACAAAAAGGGACAGCCTGTATTTCAGGAGAATACACAGTCTGCAGCCCTTTTTTACGTTAACCAAGGCTTCGTGAAAGTAACCAAGTTAGGGAGTAACGGTAAGGAACAAATTTTACGTATTGCTAAAACCGATGATCTAGTAGGCTACCGCTCAGTAATAAGCGGGAGTAGGTACAAGTCTTCTGCTATTGCAATCGAAGATTCTGTGATTACCCTGATTCCTAAAGCTTTTTTCTTAAAATTATTGCAAAACAATCCTGTCTTCTACAGCAAAGTCACAATTATGCTTTGCGAAACATTAGACAGAACTGAGACCAAAATTACCGATATCGCTTATAAGCCTGTGCGCGGACGTATAGCTGAAGCTTTATTGTTATTGAATGATTTGCTAGACGAAAAAGAGCATATCACACTCACCCGTGAAGATCTAGCAGGTTTGGTAGGAACTGTAAAAGAAACTGCCATCCGAATCATTTCAGAATTTAAACACGACAAACTGATCGAAATTCATAAGCGCAGCATCAAAGTCGTGAATGAAAAAGGGCTCGAAAAAGTGAGTAGCCTTTACAATTAG